A part of Bacillus thuringiensis genomic DNA contains:
- a CDS encoding aminoglycoside phosphotransferase family protein, with protein sequence MKTVTAWQNNIQIIKDAANIEEISKGFSPDKKYVITNANKEKYLLRTGDIKEYERKKIEFQILNEMQNRSVQAQKPIEMGLLAEEGLCYGIFSYLEGEDAKKLLPTYSPKEQYEIGIEAGKDLAKMHTYEAPDDILPWYERAMKKHQKYVEAYKTCGIKIKNDDKIIKFIDENEIYLKNRPNRFQHDDFHLENIIVRDGKYVGVVDFNGYDWGDPLHDFVKIALFARDISIPYSIGQIEGYFSGSIPEEFWKLYAVYVGMTVFSSVVWSLRAAPHMLDDTLERLTIVLEDHKNFELLKPTWFQPEKIDMK encoded by the coding sequence ATGAAAACAGTTACAGCATGGCAAAACAATATACAAATAATAAAAGATGCAGCAAATATTGAAGAAATTTCTAAAGGTTTCTCTCCTGATAAGAAATATGTAATTACGAATGCGAATAAAGAAAAATATTTATTGCGGACAGGCGATATAAAAGAGTATGAAAGAAAGAAAATAGAGTTTCAAATTTTAAATGAAATGCAAAACCGTAGTGTGCAAGCGCAAAAGCCAATTGAAATGGGTTTGTTGGCAGAAGAAGGTTTATGTTATGGGATTTTTTCATATTTAGAAGGGGAAGATGCGAAGAAGCTATTGCCTACGTATTCACCAAAAGAACAATATGAGATTGGTATAGAGGCAGGAAAAGATTTAGCAAAAATGCATACATATGAAGCTCCTGATGATATTCTACCATGGTATGAAAGAGCAATGAAAAAACATCAAAAATATGTAGAGGCATATAAAACATGTGGAATAAAAATAAAAAATGATGATAAAATCATAAAGTTTATAGATGAAAATGAAATATATTTAAAGAACCGCCCAAATCGATTTCAACATGATGATTTTCATTTAGAAAATATAATTGTGCGAGATGGGAAATATGTAGGTGTTGTTGATTTTAATGGCTATGACTGGGGCGATCCACTTCATGATTTCGTAAAAATTGCACTGTTTGCAAGGGACATTAGTATTCCGTATTCAATTGGACAAATAGAAGGATACTTTAGTGGGAGCATACCAGAGGAGTTCTGGAAATTATATGCGGTGTACGTTGGCATGACAGTATTCTCATCAGTTGTCTGGTCATTACGAGCAGCACCACATATGTTAGATGATACGTTAGAACGTCTTACTATCGTTTTAGAGGACCATAAAAACTTTGAGTTATTAAAGCCAACCTGGTTTCAACCAGAAAAGATTGATATGAAATAG
- a CDS encoding HAD family hydrolase: MQKYIVFDFDGTLVDSQNIFVPIYNQLAEKHGYKTVREEEIEYLRKLTMPERCKQLDVPLYKLPILALEFYKLYQPAIKDLILFHGMKDVLDELHKKGYGIAVISSNSEEHIRAFLHNNDIENIQEVYCSKNLFGKDKMIKRFLKSKKITEKDMLYVGDEQRDVAACKKAGVNVIWVSWGYDVIETVKKDAPDYMVNTPMEIVQVVQGAYS, from the coding sequence ATGCAAAAATATATTGTTTTTGACTTTGATGGCACATTAGTAGATTCACAAAATATATTTGTACCAATTTATAATCAACTTGCTGAAAAGCATGGATATAAAACCGTAAGAGAAGAAGAAATTGAGTATTTACGTAAATTAACGATGCCGGAGAGATGTAAACAACTCGATGTACCACTGTATAAACTACCTATATTAGCATTGGAGTTTTATAAATTGTATCAACCTGCTATAAAAGATCTCATTTTGTTCCATGGGATGAAGGATGTATTAGATGAACTACATAAGAAAGGCTACGGAATCGCAGTCATATCATCGAACTCGGAAGAGCATATTCGAGCATTTTTACACAATAATGATATAGAAAATATTCAAGAAGTGTATTGTTCAAAAAATTTGTTCGGGAAAGATAAAATGATAAAACGGTTTTTAAAATCTAAAAAGATAACAGAGAAAGATATGTTATATGTTGGTGACGAACAGCGAGACGTAGCAGCATGTAAAAAAGCTGGGGTGAATGTAATTTGGGTATCTTGGGGATATGATGTTATTGAAACAGTGAAAAAAGATGCACCGGATTATATGGTCAATACACCGATGGAAATTGTGCAAGTAGTGCAAGGGGCGTATTCTTAA
- a CDS encoding YpjP family protein, producing the protein MPNWFRKTLVALITVFTFGLVTPPSILLDNAKAADKPTSTAGQQNLESTSYTYEETNDRLTTDTFITYAMLEAEKQSMQKFGTKIGPVIEDEFKDVILPKIEEAIAELANDVPEDSLQSLAISQRPAGGNNEKIFHVYDTKSGNDLLRFHVRRDHPPQDGYYFNFHYHRFDDGYSGHHELGNIYWNTNVPPKWLS; encoded by the coding sequence ATGCCAAATTGGTTTAGAAAAACCTTAGTCGCATTAATTACCGTATTTACATTTGGTTTAGTGACGCCTCCTTCCATATTGCTTGATAATGCCAAAGCTGCGGACAAGCCTACGAGTACAGCTGGGCAACAAAATTTGGAGAGTACGTCCTATACATATGAAGAAACGAATGACAGGTTAACCACCGATACTTTTATTACTTATGCAATGCTAGAAGCAGAGAAGCAGTCGATGCAAAAGTTTGGAACTAAAATTGGTCCAGTAATCGAAGATGAGTTTAAAGATGTAATATTACCGAAAATTGAAGAGGCAATTGCTGAGCTTGCCAATGATGTACCAGAAGATTCGCTGCAATCATTAGCGATTTCTCAAAGACCAGCTGGTGGAAATAACGAAAAGATTTTTCACGTTTATGACACGAAATCAGGAAATGATTTATTACGATTTCATGTAAGACGAGATCATCCACCGCAAGATGGTTATTATTTTAATTTCCACTATCATCGATTTGATGATGGGTACTCAGGACACCATGAGCTAGGAAATATTTATTGGAATACGAATGTACCGCCGAAATGGCTTTCTTAA